A genomic region of Arachis hypogaea cultivar Tifrunner chromosome 5, arahy.Tifrunner.gnm2.J5K5, whole genome shotgun sequence contains the following coding sequences:
- the LOC112801951 gene encoding polyribonucleotide nucleotidyltransferase 2, mitochondrial, protein MASLLRVRSRARPNPLFLRTLPTFLHLRRTLCSATQSQPDPDSPPTTTKVLESFKEEFEVGSRLITLESGKVARFANGAVVLGLDGTNVLSTVCSARGDAVRDFLPLTVDYQEKQFAQGVIPTTYMRREGAPKERELLCGRIIDRPIRPLFPPGFYHEVQVMASVLSSDGNQDPDVLAANATSAALMLSDIPWGGPIGMIRIGRICGQFIINPTMDELSVSDLNLIYACTRDKTLMIDVQAREISEKDLEAGIRLAHPEAIKYIEPQIRLAAKAGKSKKEYKLSMLSDRTMEKVSSMAAAPIEAVFTDPSYGKFERGEALNGITQDVKRVLEEEGDEESLKVLPKAVDTVRKKVVRKRIIAEGFRVDGRRLDEVRPLCCEAGTYSVLHGSSLFNRGETQVLCTVTLGAPTDAQRLDSLVGPPTKRFMLHYSFPPHCINEVGKRGGLNRREVGHGTLAEKALLAVLPPEDDFPYTVRVNSEVMASDGSTSMATVCGGSMALMDAGIPVREHVAGVSVGLVSEVDPSTGEIVDYRILTDILGLEDHLGDMDFKIAGTRKGVTAIQLDIKPAGIPVDIICECLEPARKARLQILDHMEQEISAPRNKDDSTTPRLATLKYSNDAIRRLIGPMGALKRKMEEETGARMSVGDGTLTIVAKNQAVMDKLLEKIDFIVGREIEVGGIYKGVVTSIKEYGAFVEFNGGQQGLLHISELSHEPVSRVADIVSIGQQLSLMCIGQDVRGNIKLSLKAVKPRPGGSETDDVGEGSVASAKETAKIWAPVGDESKAEEQHNSASDFPIGKNELGEAKPATSQVPVFLIRSAEECDGDEKSTSSNLTSEDTRKNKGREPIHKSKSRQSQDVMDASSSHSGPFPRTNAKKSKNLKQKKSSSHLEECEKEAEDKEAVTAKQLKIGTKVTSKVHQIRAHGLVLDLGGGLKGMYRFEENSDKRNFKIGEEIRVACSSFSSKGIPVMTMVDED, encoded by the exons ATGGCGTCCCTGCTGAGAGTGAGGTCAAGGGCGAGGCCCAACCCTCTCTTCCTCCGCACTCTCCCCACTTTCCTCCACCTCCGTCGCACCCTCTGCTCCGCCACCCAGTCCCAACCCGACCCTGACTCACCGCCAACAACCACCAAGGTCCTGGAATCCTTCAAGGAGGAATTCGAAGTAGGGTCCCGCCTCATCACTCTCGAGAGCGGCAAGGTCGCACGCTTCGCAAACGGCGCCGTCGTTTTGGGCTTGGACGGCACCAACGTCCTCTCCACCGTCTGCTCCGCCAGGGGCGACGCCGTTCGCGATTTCTTGCCCCTCACT GTGGATTACCAAGAAAAGCAGTTTGCCCAAGGTGTGATTCCAACAACATATATGCGTAGGGAAGGTGCCCCAAAGGAACGTGAACTATTGTGTGGTCGGATCATTGACCGTCCGATTCGGCCATTATTCCCGCCTGGGTTTTACCATGAGGTTCAG GTTATGGCAAGTGTTCTTTCTTCTGATGGAAATCAAGATCCAGATGTACTAGCAGCTAATGCAACATCTGCTGCTCTTATGTTATCAGATATTCCTTGGGGTGGTCCCATAGGAATGATTCGTATTGGGAGGATATGTGGGCAATTCATTATAAATCCTACTATGGATGAg TTAAGTGTAAGTGATCTTAATTTGATATATGCATGTACAAGGGACAAAACTTTGATGATCGATGTACAAGCTCGTGAGATTTCGGAGAAAGATCTAGAAGCTGGGATAAGATTGGCTCATCCTGAG GCAATTAAGTATATTGAACCTCAAATCAGGCTTGCTGCAAAAGCTGGTAAATCTAAGAAAGAATACAAACTTTCTATGTTGTCGGACAGAACAATGGAGAAAGTTAGCAGCATGGCAGCAGCGCCTATTGAAGCTGTTTTTACTGATCCTAGTTATGGAAAG TTTGAGCGTGGAGAAGCATTGAATGGTATTACACAAGATGTAAAGAGGGTGCTTGAGGAAGAAGGTGATGAAGAGAGCTTAAAAGTTTTGCCGAAGGCAGTAGACACAGTGAGAAAGAAG GTTGTCCGTAAAAGAATTATTGCAGAAGGATTCAGAGTTGATGGAAGACGGTTGGATGAAGTTAGGCCTTTATGTTGTGAGGCTGGAACTTATTCCGTATTGCATGGATCTTCACTTTTTAACCGTGGAGAAACACAG GTCCTCTGTACAGTAACACTTGGAGCACCTACAGATGCTCAAAGACTGGACTCTTTAGTTGGTCCTCCAACAAAGCGATTCATGCTTCACTACAGTTTTCCACCTCATTGCATTAATGAAGTTGGTAAACGTGGTGGTCTGAACAGGCGTGAAGTTGGGCATG gAACTCTTGCTGAGAAAGCCCTTCTTGCTGTTTTGCCTCCTGAAGATGATTTTCCCTATACTGTTCGTGTCAACTCAGAAGTTATGGCTTCAGATGGTTCAACATCAATGGCAACAGTATGTGGAG GTAGCATGGCTCTTATGGATGCTGGCATTCCAGTACGTGAACATGTTGCTGGTGTTTCTGTGGGTCTTGTCAGTGAAGTTGATCCATCCACTGGTGAAATAGTGGATTATCGTATATTGACTGATATTCTG ggCTTGGAAGACCACTTGGGTGACATGGACTTCAAGATTGCTGGGACTCGAAAAGGAGTTACTGCTATTCAGTTGGACATAAAACCAGCTGGAATTCCTGTAGATATCATATGTGAATGTTTAGAACCTGCTCGTAAAGCTCGCCTTCAAATTCTTGATCACATGGAACAGGAAATTAGTGCACCTCGTAACAAGGATGACAGTACTACGCCACGATTAG CCACCTTAAAGTACAGCAATGATGCTATTCGTCGCCTAATTGGGCCAATGGGTGCTCTAAAGAGAAAAATGGAAGAGGAAACAG GTGCTCGGATGTCTGTAGGCGATGGAACACTTACAATAGTTGCTAAAAATCAGGCTGTAATGGACAAATTACTGGAGAAG ATTGATTTTATAGTAGGCCGTGAAATTGAAGTTGGAGGAATCTACAAAGGTGTCGTCACCTCTATAAAAGAATATGGAGCTTTTGTGGAGTTTAATGGTGGCCAGCAAGGGCTTCTCCACATTTCTGAGTTGTCACATGAGCCG GTTTCCCGAGTTGCAGATATAGTCTCTATTGGCCAGCAGCTTTCTTTGATGTGCATAGGCCAAGATGTTCGTGGTAACATTAAATTATCCCTTAAGGCAGTTAAGCCTCGTCCCGGAGGATCAGAGACTGATGATGTAGGTGAAGGATCTGTGGCATCTGCAAAAGAAACAGCCAAAATTTGGGCACCGGTTGGGGATGAATCTAAAGCAGAAGAGCAACACAATTCTGCCTCTGATTTTCCGATAGGCAAAAATGAATTAGGTGAGGCGAAGCCAGCTACCTCCCAAGTACCAGTATTTTTAATACGTAGTGCTGAAGAGTGTGATGGGGATGAGAAGTCTACCAGCTCAAATCTGACATCAGAGGATACCCGCAAAAATAAAGGGAGAGAACCAATTCACAAGTCAAAATCTCGTCAATCTCAAGATGTGATGGATGCTTCATCTTCGCATTCAGGTCCCTTCCCACGTACTAATGCTAAGAAGTCAAAAAATCTGAAGCAGAAAAAGTCTAGTTCGCATTTGGAGGAGTGTGAGAAGGAAGCTGAAGATAAGGAAGCGGTAACTGCAAAACAACTGAAAATTGGAACTAAAGTTACTTCCAAAGTGCATCAAATTCGTGCACACGGGTTGGTATTGGATTTGGGTGGAGGACTTAAAGGAATGTACCGATTTGAG GAGAATAGTGATAAAAGGAACTTTAAGATAGGTGAGGAGATCAGAGTAGCATGCTCAAGCTTTTCTAGCAAGGGGATTCCAGTAATGACTATGGTGGATGAAGACTAA
- the LOC112801952 gene encoding isocitrate dehydrogenase [NADP] yields MFRAALRFTATTGATSAATTTTTMFSTSYSTAVRNPTSLFLPSPRLFRPLLSPNTISFSSPINRVSLRCYASSHRIQVCNPIVEMDGDEMTRVIWKMIKDKLIFPYLDLDVKYFDLGILNRDATDDRVTIESAEATLKYNVAVKCATITPDETRVKEFGLKSMWRSPNGTIRNILNGTVFREPIICCNIPRIVPGWKKPICIGRHAFGDQYRATDTVINGAGKLKLVFVPEDGESPMELDVFNFKGPGVALAMYNVDESIRAFAESSMSLAFSKRWPLYLSTKNTILKKYDGRFKDIFQEVYEERWKQKFEEHSIWYEHRLIDDMVAYALKSEGGYVWACKNYDGDVQSDLLAQGFGSLGLMTSVLLSSDGKTLEAEAAHGTVTRHFRLHQKGQETSTNSIASIFAWTRGLEHRAKLDNNEKLQDFTRKLETACVETVESGKMTKDLALLSHGPKVTREYYLNTEEFIDAVAQNLENKLREPAMV; encoded by the exons ATGTTCAGAGCAGCACTTCGATTCACCGCCACCACCGGCGCCACCTCCGCcgccacaaccaccaccaccatgtTCTCCACTTCTTATTCCACAGCCGTCAGAAACCCTACCTCCCTCTTCCTCCCTTCTCCGCGGCTCTTCCGCCCCCTTCTTTCTCCCAACAccatctccttctcttctccCATCAATCGCGTTTCGCTTCGATGTTACGCTTCCTCTCACAGAATCCAAGTTTGCAATCCCATTGTGGAAATGGACG GTGATGAGATGACGAGGGTTATATGGAAGATGATAAAGGATAAA CTTATATTTCCCTATTTGGATTTAGACGTAAAGTATTTTGATTTGGGGATTCTGAATCGCGATGCTACGGATGACAGAGTCACCATTGAAAGCGCAGAAGCCACTCTAAA GTACAATGTTGCCGTGAAATGTGCAACTATAACTCCTG ATGAGACCCGAGTCAAAGAATTTGGATTGAAGTCTATGTGGAGAAGCCCCAATGGCACAATTCGTAATATTTTAAATG GTACTGTTTTCCGTGAACCCATAATATGCTGCAACATACCAAGAATTGTTCCAG GTTGGAAAAAACCCATTTGTATTGGTAGGCATGCTTTTGGTGATCAGTATCGGGCCACTGATACTGTAATTAATGGAGCTGGGAAGCTGAAGTTGGTATTTG TCCCTGAAGATGGTGAGAGTCCAATGGAACTAGATGTTTTTAATTTCAAAGGCCCAGGTGTAGCACTTGCTATGTATAATGTTGATGAG TCTATTCGAGCATTTGCTGAATCATCAATGTCCCTGGCATTTTCAAAGAGGTGGCCACTTTACTTGAGTACCAAGAATACAATTCTCAAGAAATATGATGGCAG ATTTAAAGATATATTCCAGGAGGTGTATGAAGAAAGATGGAAGCAAAAATTTGAAGAACATTCGATATG GTATGAGCATAGGCTAATTGATGATATGGTGGCATATGCACTCAAAAGTGAAGGTGGATATGTTTGGGCTTGCAAGAATTATGATGGTGACGTCCAAAGTGATTTACTTGCCCAAG GATTTGGGTCATTGGGTCTTATGACTTCTGTCTTG CTATCTTCTGATGGCAAGACATTAGAAGCTGAGGCAGCTCATGGAACTGTCACTAGACATTTCCGTCTTCATCAAAAGGGACAAGAAACTAGTACAAACAGTATTGCCTCCATATTTGCATGGACACGAGGACTGGAACACAG GGCCAAACTAGATAATAACGAGAAGTTACAAGATTTTACTCGAAAGTTGGAGACTGCGTGTGTTGAAACCGTGGAGTCAGGAAAGATGACGAAAGATCTTGCACTTCTGAGTCATGGCCCTAA
- the LOC112801950 gene encoding uncharacterized protein isoform X1, with amino-acid sequence MMGHASKFVQIFRLCPISRFNQHLFFTTTTSYKCSKLKLDIVKTQLALKLKNTLQQPGKPFFHSHSFNLNVPANFLRKSNRFSGSYLSIGSILGVSIASASVIAHAMDAGDALVDDPSDNSQDVSEEEEIVHHFLKFTRKFWLPVLFFLTVLTNLDDPIMILFVKVTLFLLSTKPNPFSVYIFVDQLCEQSMRQDTRFFKKKPYASKVEVHDYKLLCLAAVEVRDQKFTLVGILGTWWSLPHLPTWEAISLVKNRVGSIFVKPTENYHYHTQLPELC; translated from the exons ATGATGGGTCATGCTTCAAAGTTTGTTCAAATATTCAGACTCTGTCCAATCTCTCGTTTCAACCAACACTTGTTCTTCACTACCACTACCA GTTACAAGTGCAGCAAATTGAAATTGGATATTGTGAAAACACAATTGGCGCTAAAACTGAAGAACACCCTTCAACAACCAGGGAAACCCTTTTTTCATTCCCATAGCTTCAATCTCAATGTCCCAGCTAACTTCCTCCGTAAAAGTAATCGCTTTTCTG GCAGTTACTTGAGCATTGGAAGCATATTAGGAGTGTCAATTGCATCAGCATCAGTTATAGCTCATGCCATGGATG CTGGGGATGCTTTGGTGGATGATCCTTCTGATAACTCACAGGATGTTTCTGAGGAGGAAGAAATTGTGCACCACTTTTTGAAATTCACTAGGAAATTCTGGCTTcctgttcttttctttcttacagTGTTGACGAACTTGGATGATCCAATTATGATCTTGTTTGTCAAAGTTACCTTGTTTCTCCTAAGCACCAAGCCCAATCCTTTCTCTGTCTATATTTTTGTTGATCAG CTGTGCGAACAATCCATGCGTCAAGATACTCGTTTTTTCAAGAAAAAG CCGTATGCCAGCAAAGTTGAAGTTCATGACTATAAGCTTCTATGCCTGGCTGCTGTGGAAGTAAGAGATCAAAAGTTCACTTTGGTTGGAATTCTTGGTACTTGGTGGTCGTTGCCTCATTTACCAACTTGGGAAGCAATTTCTTTAGTTAAGAATAGAGTTGGAAGCATCTTTGTGAAACCAACTGAGAACTATCACTATCATACTCAATTACCTGAATTGTGCTGA
- the LOC140173243 gene encoding uncharacterized protein, whose amino-acid sequence MSMVQRFVDKHDCVQERFFDLIHVSDTCSLTLKTEISSVLSRHNLNVQNLRKQGYDGTTKEVCYVHQFFSKLTLIVNVVTVSPKRHDQLRVAQANNVANLIVDNQLVVLEKSTEEDNSPTRGDANAAYDAITSFEFLQELNERFNDNMVELLILSLTLNYRDNYKFFSANKACELVERFCPGDFSD is encoded by the exons ATGTCTATGGTTCAGAGATTTGTAGACAAGCACGATTGTGTTCAAGAAAGATTTTTTGATCTTATACATGTTTCTGATACGTGTTCTTTGACATTGAAAACAGAAATTTCATCAGTTCTTTCTCGTCATAATCTTAATGTTCAAAATCTTAGAAAACAAGGGTATGATGGAACTA CTAAAGAAGTTTGCTATGTTcatcaattcttttcaaaacttacattaATTGTGAATGTTGTAACTGTTTCTCCTAAACGTCATGATCAGTTAAGGGTTGCTCAAGCAAATAATGTTGCAAACTTAATTGTTGATAATCAACTTGTTG TTCTTGAAAAAAGCACTGAAGAAGACAATTCCCCCACTCGTGGTGATGCTAATGCTGCTTATGATGCTATCACATCCTTTGAATTT TTGCAAGAGCTTAATGAAAGATTCAATGATAATATGGTGGAATTGCTTATTTTAAGTTTAACTTTAAATTATAGAGATAATTATAAGTTCTTCAGTGCCAACAAAGCATGTGAATTAGTAGAACGGTTTTGTCCAGGTGACTTCAGTGACTAA
- the LOC112801950 gene encoding uncharacterized protein isoform X2 has translation MMGHASKFVQIFRLCPISRFNQHLFFTTTTSYKCSKLKLDIVKTQLALKLKNTLQQPGKPFFHSHSFNLNVPANFLRKSSYLSIGSILGVSIASASVIAHAMDAGDALVDDPSDNSQDVSEEEEIVHHFLKFTRKFWLPVLFFLTVLTNLDDPIMILFVKVTLFLLSTKPNPFSVYIFVDQLCEQSMRQDTRFFKKKPYASKVEVHDYKLLCLAAVEVRDQKFTLVGILGTWWSLPHLPTWEAISLVKNRVGSIFVKPTENYHYHTQLPELC, from the exons ATGATGGGTCATGCTTCAAAGTTTGTTCAAATATTCAGACTCTGTCCAATCTCTCGTTTCAACCAACACTTGTTCTTCACTACCACTACCA GTTACAAGTGCAGCAAATTGAAATTGGATATTGTGAAAACACAATTGGCGCTAAAACTGAAGAACACCCTTCAACAACCAGGGAAACCCTTTTTTCATTCCCATAGCTTCAATCTCAATGTCCCAGCTAACTTCCTCCGTAAAA GCAGTTACTTGAGCATTGGAAGCATATTAGGAGTGTCAATTGCATCAGCATCAGTTATAGCTCATGCCATGGATG CTGGGGATGCTTTGGTGGATGATCCTTCTGATAACTCACAGGATGTTTCTGAGGAGGAAGAAATTGTGCACCACTTTTTGAAATTCACTAGGAAATTCTGGCTTcctgttcttttctttcttacagTGTTGACGAACTTGGATGATCCAATTATGATCTTGTTTGTCAAAGTTACCTTGTTTCTCCTAAGCACCAAGCCCAATCCTTTCTCTGTCTATATTTTTGTTGATCAG CTGTGCGAACAATCCATGCGTCAAGATACTCGTTTTTTCAAGAAAAAG CCGTATGCCAGCAAAGTTGAAGTTCATGACTATAAGCTTCTATGCCTGGCTGCTGTGGAAGTAAGAGATCAAAAGTTCACTTTGGTTGGAATTCTTGGTACTTGGTGGTCGTTGCCTCATTTACCAACTTGGGAAGCAATTTCTTTAGTTAAGAATAGAGTTGGAAGCATCTTTGTGAAACCAACTGAGAACTATCACTATCATACTCAATTACCTGAATTGTGCTGA